The genomic stretch GACACTTTTAAATTTTATTTTTTTAGTTTTTTATGGGATAAAAAAAATATTATATTATTCGATTCTTTAATAGAATATGCAGAAAATCTTTATAAAGAGCTAGTAAATGCCGAAGAAAAATATGATCAAGTTATTGTTGAAATAGTAGAAAATGAAGAACTAGGGTATGCTATAAATAATAGAATTGTAAAGGCTAGCTCAAATAATTTCATGTAAATTCATTAATAAATTTTTACTATTCTAATAAATTGTTATATGTTTCCCATATATAATGGAAAACATTTTCGAGTACTTAAAATTAAATGCCGTCGAAATTTGTGTTTTAAAAGATATAAAAAAAGTTATTTATAAGTTCTATGAGTCGATTTTAGATATAGAAAATGATGCGGAGACAATAAATATATTGTCTCCGCATAAAAGTCAAAACATTTTAAATGAATTTTTTTTTAATTTGGGGCCAAAAAAGTCTAAAGAATTAATCAACCTTTTTCGTAAAATTAAAGTAAAGCTGGGTGATAATGTGTTTGAAAATAAGGTTTTCATATTCTATTTATGTCTTGATGATGTAGATTTTTTTAAACTTTTGT from Borreliella burgdorferi B31 encodes the following:
- a CDS encoding P52 family lipoprotein, with amino-acid sequence MENIFEYLKLNAVEICVLKDIKKVIYKFYESILDIENDAETINILSPHKSQNILNEFFFNLGPKKSKELINLFRKIKVKLGDNVFENKVFIFYLCLDDVDFFKLLYVLDKSNFDDYLILIYEKFLAIRKDLKLILNNYGSNNL